From the genome of Flavobacteriales bacterium:
TAATCTACTCACCAGTAGCACCGGATATAATCTCATTGCTAAGGACAAGAACCGTCCCTCTGCAAAAGCACCGAGCCATGTGCCCAGAGCTGTTCACCCGGTGGCCTCACTCCTTGCCCCTATTTTCGATGGCTCGCATCGGGTAAGATCCTTCACCATGGAATCGATCGACCCTAAGAAGATGAGTATCTCTGTCTTTGCTGACGCGGATACACTGCGCTATGTCCTCATCAATAAGACCGAGGCACAACTGTCACTACAGAGCCTAGGACTAGATATCGATCAGGGAGGCAGGATACACAGTCTCAGCAGTCGGTCACTCGGTGAGAGTGGATTTAAAATCCAAGTTGAGACCATCGAACCCGATGAGCCGTCATCCATACGCATTGCGCCTTGGAGTGTCACACGGATAGACAGCCCTATCAAGTGAGCGATACGCCACATAAGACCGACTTCTTTGTGGTGGGCGTGGTAAAAGGGGGCACAACTTCCCTATACACCTACCTACAACAGCATCCGGCCATCTACCTGCCCCCGATCAAGGAAATCAACCATTTCTCACAAGCCGATATACACGAGGAAGAGTTCCTTCCGGCCTATGCCAAAGATGTGGCCATGGACCTCCCATCCTATCTGGACTCGGGAATGAAAGAGATGGTACATATCGCCCATGTCAATGACCCAGAAGACTACTCACGACTATATGCTCCCGCACGACCGGACCAGGAGAAAGGAGACATCAGCAATTCATACATGGTCTGTCCTTCTGCAGCACAGGCAATCCACCGCCACAACCCCGAAGCACGCATCATAGCTGTACTGAGAAATCCGGTACGAAGGGCATGGTCCCAGTATCTGATGAATCTGAGAGAGGCAAAGACCCACTCGAACTCATTCCGGGAAGAGCTGATACAGGATGATGGACTTGAGAAAAAGGGATGGGGAGTCAACCATCAATATTTGCATCTAGGAAACTACCATGATCAGCTCAAACCCTACATCGATCTTTTCGGAAAGGAGCAATGCCTTGTTCTTCTCTTCGAAGAGTATACCGATGACCTGGAAGGAACTCTGCAGACCATCTGTAGATTCCTAGGAGTAGATGAAAACTTCCCCTTCCAGACCGACCTACAACGGAATTCCGCAAGCCTCCCCAGACATGCGGGACTCAACCGATGGTTGGTGAATACCGGAATCATGCATGGGGTGAAACGTATGGTACCACGTGGCCTACGGGCCAAGGTGGCCGATCTGATGTATACCACCAAGGATCTCCCGCAGATGGGCGAAGATGACAAGGCCTGGCTGGTCGACCACTATCGCGAGGAAGTTGAGCGCTTATCTCGGCTTCTGGGTCGGGACCTCGGTGGAGTTTGGAATGAATTCGCTAGAAGCACGTGAAATGGAGAGAGTGAGGCTTTTTGGATTCGATTTCATTGCTGCCGTTGATCACGACCCTGTGCTCAACTATTTGAATCACCGCAAGCCAGATTCTGGCAAACTGCCATTTCTGATCACCCCCAATGTGGATCAATTGGTCAAGTATCACAGAAGTGAGAACCAGGAACTCCTAAGAACAATGCGACAGGCCGAGCTGGTGCTTCCCGATGGACAACCGATCATATGGGCCAGCCGATGGAAATCCGGAACCGCATCCCTACCTGCCCGATTGACCGGTAGCGACCTCTTCCCCTTACTATGGAAGCAACTGAAGGAAGAAGGTAAGAAGGTTTTTTTCATACTACCTGAGGCTTCTATGGGTGAAGACCTTAGCAAGGAATATGAGCGGTGTCGCTTCTATGCTCCTCCGCTCTTCGACCTGGAGAATGACGAAGAATACATAAAGGTCAAAGAAGCCTGTCTCAGTATCCTACGTGAGCAGGAACCGGATCATGTAATGATCGGGCTGGGTTTCCCTAAGCAAGAACGGCTCGCCTTGGATCTGTACCATGATGCCATAGGAAAAGATAGTTTCTACTCACTGCTGGGCGCTTCCTTCGAATTCTACCTCGGACGCAAGAAACGCGCTCCACAGTGGATGCAGCGCACCGGTCTCGAATTCGTGCATCGAATGTTCAGTGAACCCGGTCGGATGATCAAGCGCTACCTGATCGATGACCTCGCCTTCTTACCGCTCCTGTGGCGTGAACTGAGGCGTCCATAATGTGGGATCCTCCGGGAAGAGACGCTCCATATCCTGACGTATCATTTCTGAGAATCGCAGCGCTCCTCGGATATTCATATGACCGCTATCGTGGTAGTATCCATCAGAGAATCCGGCCATGCTATAGTCCAACACATGGAGATTGGACCATTTCTCATCCAGCCCCTGAAGTAATTCACTCACCTCATCGTGATTCTCCAGCCCCATCAGTTTGATCTCATTCTGCGGACTGTATATCAAGACAAAGTCCCGATCAGGATTAGTGGATAGCAGGGATTCGAATCTGGTGATGTACTCCGCATCCGGTCGGCTATTGAGCAGGATATCCAGCAATTCGAGTTTATAACGCTTATCGGATGTCAAGAGCCTTGGATTCTCTTCTGCCAGCAACCTGAGTTCTTTCATCTCAACGATCATACGCGCTCTGCGGGTGCGATAGAGTGTGAGGTCCTTTTGCTTGTCCTTGAAGAACAGGCCTCCCTTATTGGCATATTCTCTATTGAACCTGAGTCTCAGCAGGTCCAAGAGATAATCGTCATACTGCCCGAAGAGCCTGAGGCCCGGGATATCGTATTGATACCGGAACAGGCCTCTTTCTTTAAGCATCTCGCGGATATAGGGCTGATCCACATGCGGGATGTAGTTGCTCATCTGAAAGCGTATCTCCTCATGTGACAAGAAGAAGTGATGCTCGAAATCGATGAGGATCGGAGTATCCTTATCCTTCTCCAGCTCGATCTTGAGCAGTGGCTCGAGCATAGCAAAGACCGACCCCGCCATACCATAGTTATAGTATCCCTGGCCGATAGAATCCGGGATGTAACTGCGCTTAGCGATGGAACTACCGAATATGGGCACCTCATCATTTCGGTCCATCTCTATCAAGCGCTTGATCTTCTTGACATTGCTGAACTCATACTGTTGGGGAATGACCACTTGTACAAAAAGGGTGTCGATGAGCAGAGCGAGAAGTACCGTAAGAATGGCAATCCTGAATACCGTGATATAGATGGTACGCTGCATCAGAATTGGAAGTAGATGAATTGATTACTCCTATCCTGTCCTAGCAATAGGATGATCAGGATCATACCTATGACATAGCTCCACTTGTATTTCAAGCGTAGATGCTTCTCATTGAAGATGATGAGCAGGGCCATGATACTCACCGTGAAGGAGGCCACCAGCTCGAACCGGTGCGATAAGAACATCTCCGTCAAACTGAACCTGAAATCTGTGAAGAGTCGGTTATAGACCAAGAAGGCGTGCTCGATATCCTGCGCTCTGAAAAATGCAATACCCAGCACCAATAAGTACCAGTTCCAGAATCGTGCGGCCAATTGATACCATGCTTGGTGCACCCACTTCCGGAATGGTGGTAGCATACGCAAGACCTGTTGGATGATGATCATCAAGGCATTGTATAACCCAAATACCACAAAGGTCCATTTGGCCCCATGCCATAGCCCGATGGCCAACATGACCACGATGATCACCACCGCGTTGTAGATCATGTTCTTCTGCCATTTGGGCACCATGCGCAGTAATGGTCGATGCATGTAATCCTCGATCCATCGGGTGAGTGAGATATGCCATTTGTTCCAGAACTCGCTGAAATTGCGCACCCACATGGGTTTGTCGAAGTTCTCCATGAGCCTCACACCCATGAGGCGAGCAGAACCGATGGCAATGTCGGTATAGCCGGAGAAGTCCCCATAGATCTGCACTGCAAATAGATTCATAGCGATAAAGACCTGAATGCCGGATGCAGCGGCTGTATTGCCAAATACCAGATCCACGTAATGGGCACAGGTATCGGCCAGGACCAGTTTCTTGAAAAACCCAAGGAGGATCTTGTAGATACCGAATCGCAGATCATTGGGACTGGTGGCCCTGTCCTTACGTAGTTGAGGGATCAGTGATCTGCTCCGTTCAATAGGTCCAGCCACCAGCTGTGGGAAATAACTTACATACAATGCAAAGTATCCCAAATGACGCTCTGCAGGAGCTTGTCCGCGATAAACATCTATGGCATAGCTCAATGTCTGGAAGGTGTAGAAGGAAATACCGACAGGAAGCAGCAGGTCGAATTCCCGCATATCGTAGAAGATGTTGAAACGATTGAGGACCACCTCTACATTCTCCGATACGAAACCATAGTATTTGAAGAAGAACAGCAGTCCCAGATTGACCAAGAGGCTGAGGTAGAGATAGGGCTTCCTGCGTTCTTTATCCAGCTCTTGGGACATCCGTATCCCTGCCCAGTAGTCCACCAAGGTGCTCATCACGATGAGTATGACATACTCCACCTTCCAGCACATATAGAAATAGTAACTACCGGCCAATAGCAGTTTCCACCTGTGCCGATGAGGAATCGCGTGATACACGAATATCATCAGCATGAAGAACAAGAGGTATTCCAGGGAATTGAACTGCATGCGCTAGGCTATCTCTGATTGAACGCTTGTCGTATCATGAGGTTACGCTCAGATCACGAAGAAAACCAATGAAGGGGACAATGGTCACGTCAACTCTTCCAAGTGACCGTCATGCTCATTTAGAAGCTGGGCCCAGGTATACCTGCTGGCCAGACTGCGGGCATTGTCACGCATACGCTCCCAGAGGTTGTGGTCAGTAAGGAGCTGGGAGGTGTGCTCGATGAAATCCTCAGCTTCACTGGCCTCGAACAGATGTTGACCGGATACGGTGTCCAATCCCTCGGTACCTATATCGGTGGTGACCAGTGGGATGCCGCGATACAGTGCATTGAGTACTTTGACCTTGATGCCACTTCCGAATCGCAGCGGAACGATGAAGACCCTACTCTTCTGATACAGGGATACCACATCATCGATAAATCCATGGAAGTGGATGTCAGCATGAACCTCAGCAGCTTGCAGCAATCGCTTATCGGGAGATTTCCCAACGATATCTAGTCTCAATTCTGGATGCTTGACCTTGAGACTTGACCAGCAATCTTGAAGGAACCATAACAGCCCGTCCACGTTGGCCTCCCAACTCAAAGTGCCCACGTACAGAAGGCTGAGTTCCGTCTCATCGATATCTATAGCAGCGGCCTCCAACATCTCATCTTCACCCAGATGATAGGTGAATCGGATCTTATGTAAAGAGACACCTTGCTTTGTCAACTCTTGCGCATCATTAGGCGCACACCAGACCTGATCGGCCCGGGAGGCATATCGTTTTTCGGCTTTGAGGATACGGGCTGATTCCCGCTCTAGGATAGCCCGTTTGAGCGGATTGCTCTGCAATTCTGCCAGCCGCTGCCACATAATGAACTCTGCATTGTGTTCATGTAAGACCACCTTGCCTGTATATGATTCAGGGATGTACTGCCCCATCTCATAGTGGTCAATGAAGATCAAGTCTGTTTTAGGGGCGATTCCCCTAACCTCAGCTTTGATACGAGCATCATAGTTCCGATACACGTTGAGACTGGCATGTCCGAGATAACTCTTCAGAAGATTGAGCGCAGTCCGTGGTCGGTCTACGGGGACAGCAAAATGATGTTCCAGATCCAACTTCCCTTTGAGCTCCTCTACGTGGAGATGTTCATCATTCTTCAATGGATGGATGAGACTCACCTGATGATGAGCGCACCAATGCCGCAGCAGATTCCATGATTTTATGAGTCCACCACTCTTAGGGGGATAAGGGAGTTGAGTGGTCAGAAAAAGAATGTGCATAGTCAGATGCGCTTGAACAGGCGTTGAATGGTGCCGAATATACCTGCTCCTCGTTCTTGCTGATACTTATCCCAGCGCCTGAAGGGGTGAATGCGGGTACCCGGGTCGAAGGTATCTGTCAGTAAAAGACTACACCTATCGAGCAATCCGTCATGGACCAGATCGCGTAACTCGTGGATATCGTCAAAGGTGGTCTTGGACCTACGCGTGACGATGATCGTGTGATCGGATACGCTCACCAATTCAACAACTTCTGACACCAAGCCCAGGGGAGATGTATCGATGATGATGCGTTCGAAGTCCTTTTTAGCCTCCTCCAGGAACATTTTAAATCGCTCTACATCCAGATCAGCATGTCGGGAATCCGTTCCGGCTGTGAGCAACTTGACATCGGGATGTATAGTGTCCTGCTGTACCTCCATGATATAGGCGTCTCCCTTGAGGATGTCTGCTAGACCCGCCTCGTTCTCCAAATTGAGGTAGCGATGGAGCTTGGGGTCAGGTAGGTTGGCATCGACTATGAGGGTCTTCTTCCCCATTTGACCATTCTTGGCACCGAGTAGGGAGGTCAAATAACTTTTTCCTTCATCGGGACGGCTTGAAGTGAGCATGATCACCTGTGGGTCACCGAAACGTTTCTGGAGACCATAGACCACGATTCCCAATTGCTGGCCCATGCGAGAATTCTGATAGGTATTGAGATCCCTGAAATCGCGAATGGTCGTATTGCTCAATGTGGCTAAAACAGGCAATTCGGGTATGGCAGCAGCCAGGTCGGCTTCTTCATCGATGGTATTGACAAAGACCATTTTGACCAGAAGGAATCCCAAAGGCAGCACGACACCCAATATGAAAGCCAATGCGAAGATGACCTTGGGATTGGGAAAGACCGGTTTCAAGCTGGTCAAGAATGGGGGCTCGATCATACGGATATCCGGAGTGATGGAAGCTTTGTTGAGTGCAATCGTGCTCTTCTTCTTCTGGAGATCGTTATACAGACTCTCATTGACCCTATAGAGGCGCTCCAGTCGCTGGAGTTCACGCTGCACGCGAGGTAGATCGGCCAGTTCTGCATCCATTGCAAAGATGCGCGAGTCGATATTCTCTGCCGCAATACGATTGCTTGCTCTGAACCCGG
Proteins encoded in this window:
- a CDS encoding WecB/TagA/CpsF family glycosyltransferase, coding for MERVRLFGFDFIAAVDHDPVLNYLNHRKPDSGKLPFLITPNVDQLVKYHRSENQELLRTMRQAELVLPDGQPIIWASRWKSGTASLPARLTGSDLFPLLWKQLKEEGKKVFFILPEASMGEDLSKEYERCRFYAPPLFDLENDEEYIKVKEACLSILREQEPDHVMIGLGFPKQERLALDLYHDAIGKDSFYSLLGASFEFYLGRKKRAPQWMQRTGLEFVHRMFSEPGRMIKRYLIDDLAFLPLLWRELRRP
- a CDS encoding glycosyltransferase — translated: MHILFLTTQLPYPPKSGGLIKSWNLLRHWCAHHQVSLIHPLKNDEHLHVEELKGKLDLEHHFAVPVDRPRTALNLLKSYLGHASLNVYRNYDARIKAEVRGIAPKTDLIFIDHYEMGQYIPESYTGKVVLHEHNAEFIMWQRLAELQSNPLKRAILERESARILKAEKRYASRADQVWCAPNDAQELTKQGVSLHKIRFTYHLGEDEMLEAAAIDIDETELSLLYVGTLSWEANVDGLLWFLQDCWSSLKVKHPELRLDIVGKSPDKRLLQAAEVHADIHFHGFIDDVVSLYQKSRVFIVPLRFGSGIKVKVLNALYRGIPLVTTDIGTEGLDTVSGQHLFEASEAEDFIEHTSQLLTDHNLWERMRDNARSLASRYTWAQLLNEHDGHLEELT
- a CDS encoding sulfotransferase; the encoded protein is MECHTDRQPYQVSDTPHKTDFFVVGVVKGGTTSLYTYLQQHPAIYLPPIKEINHFSQADIHEEEFLPAYAKDVAMDLPSYLDSGMKEMVHIAHVNDPEDYSRLYAPARPDQEKGDISNSYMVCPSAAQAIHRHNPEARIIAVLRNPVRRAWSQYLMNLREAKTHSNSFREELIQDDGLEKKGWGVNHQYLHLGNYHDQLKPYIDLFGKEQCLVLLFEEYTDDLEGTLQTICRFLGVDENFPFQTDLQRNSASLPRHAGLNRWLVNTGIMHGVKRMVPRGLRAKVADLMYTTKDLPQMGEDDKAWLVDHYREEVERLSRLLGRDLGGVWNEFARST
- a CDS encoding MBOAT family protein, whose translation is MQFNSLEYLLFFMLMIFVYHAIPHRHRWKLLLAGSYYFYMCWKVEYVILIVMSTLVDYWAGIRMSQELDKERRKPYLYLSLLVNLGLLFFFKYYGFVSENVEVVLNRFNIFYDMREFDLLLPVGISFYTFQTLSYAIDVYRGQAPAERHLGYFALYVSYFPQLVAGPIERSRSLIPQLRKDRATSPNDLRFGIYKILLGFFKKLVLADTCAHYVDLVFGNTAAASGIQVFIAMNLFAVQIYGDFSGYTDIAIGSARLMGVRLMENFDKPMWVRNFSEFWNKWHISLTRWIEDYMHRPLLRMVPKWQKNMIYNAVVIIVVMLAIGLWHGAKWTFVVFGLYNALMIIIQQVLRMLPPFRKWVHQAWYQLAARFWNWYLLVLGIAFFRAQDIEHAFLVYNRLFTDFRFSLTEMFLSHRFELVASFTVSIMALLIIFNEKHLRLKYKWSYVIGMILIILLLGQDRSNQFIYFQF